The DNA region CTAATTAAGTTTGATGTTTATGCTCAGAAGAGCACTTACTATCTCGAAGATCAGATTTTCTTTAATGCTACATATAATTTTTTGGTTAATAAAAGTGACTCAATTACACAGGGAGGATTTTCCAATGGGATGAATATCGGTTATATCAGAGATATTCCCTTGAATGAGAGGAGAAATTTTGGACTGGGACTGGGGATTAATTATTCAATAGGACACCTTTACCAAAATATCAGGATAAGTACTAATGATAACGGGAAAACGGAAATTGATAGGATGGATAGTGGTGATTATATCCGAAATAAATTTTCGCTTTCATTTATCGAAATACCTTTCGAAATAAGATATCGTACTTCAACAATCGATGAACATAAATTTTTTCGTGCCTATCTGGGATTTAAAGTAGGCTACAAGATCCGGCAATATTCCAAAACAAAAACCAAGATTAACGAGATCGCCTATTATAATCAGCATAACTTTAATTGGTGGCGTTATGGTTTAACTTTAAATATTGGTTACAGTGCATGGAATTTACACGTGTTTTACAGCCTTTCTGAGGTGTTTAAAGATGATACAACTGCCGATCCTGTAATACCTGGAAGCGAAAGTATACCAATGGATATGAACGAATTGAGTATTGGTTTTGTTTTCTATCTACTTTAGGAAAAGAAAGGCCAACTGTGGTATTACCCCGATTATTATTCCCAAATATACTTCTTTATCCGTATGAGCTTTTAGTTTTAATCTTGCAGTTGATATAAGTCCAGTGATAATTATAAATATTGCCAATATTGGGGTTAAATTTATCGAAAAGTTATATGAGATAAATATCAGGAAACCTGTAACTGATGCAATAGCGGCACTGTGTATGCTTATTTTAAGTTTTCTCGATAATATTAAAATCACCGACAGGGTTATTACTACACCTATTAAATAACTGTGAAGTGCAGTCCCGATATTATTCTTCATCAGGAGTTTTGCTGTAACAAAAATATATACACCTGTTGTGAAAATGGGGATTATTCTGTCTGTTCGTTTTTCAAGATATATACTGTTGATTATTTTTGCTTTAATTAGTAAGAGCAGGGTACTTAACGGAAGTATTAACGAGCCTAATGTTACTATGTATAGTACCATATAGCTTTGATCTTTGCTGAGGTAAGGAGCGAAAATATTAAGGTGTATTACAGTGGCAACTAAAGGAATAAATATGGGGTGGAAAACAATAGATAACACCTTGTAAAATACAGACTTTTCCATATTATAGTGTTTAAGAGGTTATTTCTTTTCTGAGTCGTGCAACAGGGTAACCTAGTTGCTCGCGATATTTTGCTACTGTTCGTCGTGCTACTTTATATCCTTTGTTACTAAGCTTTTCAACCAGTACTGCATCGGTTAAAGGCTTAATTTTATCCTCAGCGTCTATTATTTCCGAAAGAACCTTCTTTATTTCTCTTGTTGATACATCATCGCCCTTCTCGTTTTTCATTGATTCTGTAAAAAACTCTTTAAGTAAGAATGTTCCATACGGAGTGCTGACATATTTACTGTTTACAACTCTTGAAATTGTTGAAATATCAAGAAATACCTTATCAGCAACATCCTTTAGTATCATAGGTTTTAGGTTTCTTTCATCACCTGTTAGGAAGTATTCCTTCTGTATGTTCATGATTACACTCATCGTTCCGTAGAGTGTCTCCTGACGCTGTTTAATAGCCTCGATAAACCATTTGGCCGAGTCGAGTTTTTGTTTAACGAAGGATACGGCTTTTTTTAATTCCTTGTTTTTACCT from Bacteroidota bacterium includes:
- a CDS encoding porin family protein, whose protein sequence is MKKIPVLFILLISLIKFDVYAQKSTYYLEDQIFFNATYNFLVNKSDSITQGGFSNGMNIGYIRDIPLNERRNFGLGLGINYSIGHLYQNIRISTNDNGKTEIDRMDSGDYIRNKFSLSFIEIPFEIRYRTSTIDEHKFFRAYLGFKVGYKIRQYSKTKTKINEIAYYNQHNFNWWRYGLTLNIGYSAWNLHVFYSLSEVFKDDTTADPVIPGSESIPMDMNELSIGFVFYLL